The following proteins are encoded in a genomic region of Arachis stenosperma cultivar V10309 chromosome 4, arast.V10309.gnm1.PFL2, whole genome shotgun sequence:
- the LOC130976197 gene encoding 3'-5' exonuclease-like encodes MGDPNHHENHDAPTQGSGTTRAIISVVDHNLPYDDYNLYDVIFHTHTIHTLLTTSPSLVDTWLSDTLNHHHSSTTTTVLVGLDIEWRPNTHRNSDNPVATLQLCIGNRCLIFQILHSPSVPQSLVDFLVNEGHTFLGVGIEEDVEKLLEDYNLNVKNFVDLRGLAESVLGESEMKRAGLKRLVERVLGLEIEKPKRVSRSRWDNAWLTAEQVQYACVDAFVSFEVGRMLYGSGN; translated from the coding sequence ATGGGAGACCCCAACCACCACGAGAACCACGACGCACCTACTCAAGGGAGCGGGACAACACGCGCCATCATCAGCGTCGTTGACCACAACCTTCCTTATGACGACTACAACCTTTACGACGTCATCTTCCACACCCACACCATCCACACTCTCCTCACCACGTCTCCCTCCCTCGTCGACACCTGGCTCTCCGACACCCTCAACCACCACCactcctccaccaccaccactgtCCTTGTCGGCCTCGACATCGAGTGGCGTCCCAACACCCACCGCAACTCCGACAACCCAGTCGCCACTCTCCAGCTCTGCATCGGCAACCGCTGCCTTATCTTCCAGATCCTCCACTCTCCCTCGGTTCCGCAGTCTCTCGTTGACTTTCTCGTCAACGAGGGACACACATTCCTCGGCGTGGGGATCGAAGAGGACGTGGAGAAGCTTCTGGAAGACTACAACCTCAACGTGAAGAATTTCGTTGACCTGAGGGGTTTGGCAGAGAGCGTACTGGGTGAGAGTGAGATGAAAAGAGCGGGCCTGAAGAGGCTCGTGGAGAGGGTGCTCGGATTGGAGATCGAGAAGCCTAAGAGGGTCAGTCGGAGCCGCTGGGATAACGCGTGGCTCACGGCGGAACAGGTTCAATACGCTTGCGTTGATGCTTTCGTGTCGTTCGAGGTTGGGAGAATGCTGTATGGTTCTGGAAATTGA